A segment of the Malaclemys terrapin pileata isolate rMalTer1 chromosome 1, rMalTer1.hap1, whole genome shotgun sequence genome:
CCATGTTGTAATCTGGCCTGCATGATTGCTGTTAgtggagaaggaaagaacccagcttgaatTTCAGAGCCAAAAGCTGAGTTTGCAGAGCTGACCAAAAAAACTTCCCTTTTATCTTGCAAACTGTGCAGAGTTGACCTGGAGTCACACTAAAAGACCACAGACATGGAACCTCATACTGATATTTTTAGAGCAGCACCCCCACTTGAAGCCAGCAACCGCACCTGCTTGGTGTACAGGAAACTTTTAAATATCTAAGGGGAGGTTTTCTCAAAAGCATTCGGTATTGGCCAAATGCTGCTcgcactgaagtcagtagcagtCAATGAAGCAAATGAGCGTttcgccactgacttcagtgggagaagagctaggtcaatgctgagcacttttgaaaagtaacACTGTTAGTGTCTCCCCTTCATTTTACCGGATTCTGTTTGGAATTCATTGTTCCATATAGTTTTTGGAGCCTACAACTCCCAAATGAactatatatactatatataaaatTAAGAAGGCAACATTTATACTATACATTTTATATCTATTATTTCTATACAGTTATGTGCCTATTGCCCTTCAGTATACACACAATTCCACCTACTACTCATGGGAATTCTGAGCACatataagaagaagaagaatcctCAAAGTAATATAAATGTGTAAACAATTGTCCAGTTACATTGTATCATCtgaaggaaaaagagaaacaatATATACAGAAGACAAATAGAATAAATAAACTGAGATGGATATATATGAAAATCCCTGTCAAGAAAGGCATTAGTGTTAAAATTCTCTTGTAGGACAAAAGGACAAAATTCTCCTCTTCAATACACAAGCAAAACTTGTTTCCCTACCAGTACATACATAGAAATGCCAAGTTTGACACATAGAGGGAAAGCAAAATATCTACATCAATCTCCATGTACAGATATgacaggaaaaaaattccctcaGCCTTAACTACCATACCTTTAAGCAAATGCATTCATTATATTTTCTAAGAGACAAATTCTGACCTCGGATAACTGCatgactcccattgaagtcaatgagtgccTCATCCACATTTTGAGGGCAGGATTAGTCTCTGAGAAATAAAGCAGCTGGCATTCATGTTCTACTTTAATTCTGAAGCTGATTTCAAATTGGTATCTtgtataaaatataaatttaGAAGAGCAGTGTGTTTTATCAAGACAACAGGATTCCAGTCACTCTATACCATTAAAATTGAAAGCACAGAAAAGTAAGCAAGAATGAGTATAATCTTATAACTACATCATTGGAGTTCTCAATGACACTTCTTTGCATTCATCATAGCACATTTACAAAGTATCAGTTTTGATTTGGTCATTGTTGTTTAAAGCAGGAGAAGGCTTGCTCTTCTGACCTTCAGTCCCCCCTTTGGATGTTTCCTGAAAGAAAAGCCTTGGCATCCACAGTGACATTAGGATTCGTTTATATTCTTTTCGAAAATTCTGGTTAAGAAGTCCGTATATTATTGCGTTAAGGCAACTGTTGAAGTAGGCCATGAAATAGCTTATGACGAACAACCACTCAGGAATTTTTGGTGCCATTTCCAAAGGATTGATAGCTACAGCTAGTCCAATGAAGTTTAGTGGTGCCCAACAAAAAGCAAAGATCACAAAAACCACGAACATTGTGAGAAAGTTTCTGAAGTCACTCGGCTTCAGTCTTGGTTTTATTTCTGATTTGACTCTTCTTCTTACTTGAATCACTAAGATCCAAATCCGAAAGTAGCAGAAGCTCACAATAGTGATAGGTACTATGAAATGAATTATGACAACAGCGATGGTGTAATAGGAGCTAGCAGTCTGAACAAATGTGCATGAATATATGCGCGGATCATACTCTAAAGAGCCAACGAAAAAATTTGGCACAGTTGCAACAACTGTTAACACCCAAATTAGGCAGACGTATAGCATTGTGTTCCACCAAGTATACACTTTGTCATAAGCAAAGCTATGGCATATGTAACAGTATCTGTTTATTGCAATTGCAGCAATGTTGAAGATGGAGCCTATTACGCTTAGTCCCATCACAAAGCCACTCAGTTTACAGTGCATTTCACCCAAGGACCATCCATTGTGGAAAATGGCTAAGAGCACCAGTGGATATGGATACAAGGCCACCACCAGGTCTGCCAAAGCCAGGCTAACCACAAATGCATTACCTACGGAAGAAGAAAAGAGAGGCAAATAAATATACTCATATTTACGAAAGAGAAGAAAATAGTTTCAAACATTTGTAACACGAACATGTTCAAGGTACCAGCAAGAAGCAGCTATTTCAATAGCAACCTGTCCATACATGAGATCTAGCTCTGTCATACAGAACACGCTATCACATAAACGTCAGCTGGTGCTGAGCAGTTGCTGAGTGGCTTATAGCTATTAGTGATTGTGCTTAGGCCGGTGGATCTTCCCACAGTAAATCCCCTACTGCTAGCATCACTATACTATTCTACCGCCGTTTATAAACTTAAACATCAATAATCCATTATATATAAACTAAGTCAGTTTATTGTAACCAACTCCAGTAGTTGGAGAGAGCCTTGTGCGAAAATGTGATTGAAAAGGCAGCTAGGTAGGCAGATACTTGTGTGGTGGATCGTTACAGGCTGCCGCTGTAATACACCTAGGGATTCAATAAACTGCAAAGGGAAAAATGACAGACAGAGCAGGGATGATGGTACCAGGATGATGCATCATATGTTTATTTCAAATAGCTACACAATAAGCTGAACTACGTATATTTTCTTTGGTACGTTGCCTACCCTTTTACAGCTATTTTGCCATTGAATCAACTTAGGAGGAAGAATGAAACACCTCCACCATCTTCTATACAAAAGCACACCAAACTATGCAAAAATCAAAAATATAGGAGTGTAATAGAAAGAAAAAGTATTTAAATGCACAGAAGTCTAGATTCTTTTCTACTGTTGATGTTAAAAGAAACTTCAACAATAAAAGTGAGGCTTATTGTCTCTCTTTAAAGAATACCCTTTTCATCTATTTGAAGTTTCTGGACTTTATCTATAAAATCATTCCTGTATAAAACAATAGGATATCAAAATTTATATTTGAAATGTGAAATACGTTACAGTAAATAGTGGTTCCATTGATTTTGTGGGAAGAACCAAATATCTTCTTAGCAACTTCCCAAAGTAATATAATAGGAGAGTTATTAATATTAGGTTTCTAACATTCAGGAAACATAAAAGATGTTCCTAGCTTggctgtttgcttgtttttattgaaaTCCATAGAGAAGTAGTATTAAAAAAACCAATCCTTTACACTGTGAATGTAATTGTGAAAAAGaccagtgtatttttaaaattatgtgtgAGCATAAATCTGGTGTTCATTTACAGTGAACAATTAAGGGCTCAATCGTGGAAGATGCTGAGCATTCTGTTCTTGATCCAGTGACACacctatgcacatgcttaattttaggcatATGAATAATCCATATGCTTACGTGCATTGCTGGATCCGGTCCATAGTGCTTAGTCCCTTGCAGGATTCAACACTTGGAAACAATGTCAAGACCAGTGTCCATACAAATTTCTCCACATACTTTAGCAAATATACCTTAACCATATGGAAGGAATATGGAGCTCTGCTACTCCCCTCTACTCAAAGGGAGATCTGCTTCCATCAACCCCTTCACATGAGGTAAGGGAGACTTATGATAGTATCAAGAaggaccttgagcagatcactgcagactacatggctctgggaagaaggataaaagagTTTGGGACACAAGTGATGTTTTTGTCCCTTCCCTCTGTTGAAGGAAATGGCCTGGGCAGGGACCATCAAATTGCGGAAGTAAATGCGTagttacgcaggtggtgtcggcaagagggctttggattcttcaacaaCAAGCTGATGTTCCAGGATTACTGTGCTGGGATGGGCTCTATCTATCTATTACTAGGAAGAGCATCTTTGGATATTGACTGGCTAACCTGatgagagctttaaactaggtccAATAGGGGATGGTGACAAAAATACAGCCAATGCGTATCTAGGCTCAAGTAATGAAGACAAGGGGAAGGGGCTAATTTCTGAAGAAGGGTCTAGAAATAACAACTGCATTcaaaaggcaaaaataaaagcaacaggACAGTCTGTAAAGTATCTTTGATGACTGTATGTGATTGAAAGGAGTATGGGGAACAAGCAGGATGAACTGAAAGTCATAGTATATAaagaaaattatgacttaattggcatgaCAGAGACTTGGTGAAACGACTCCCATGATTGGAGTACCTGCAATGAGTAATATAGCTAGTTCCAAAAGGATAGGTATGAGAAAAAAAAGAGATGTTGCACTGTATGTCAAGATCgaatacacttgttctgaggtccaagGGGAAGTGGGTCACAGACCTACTAAGTCTCTGGGTGAGGATAACAAGAGAAAAGAACAGTAGTGACGTTATGGTGGGactctattatagaccaccaaatcagaaaGAGGAAGTGGATGAGTAATTCTATAAGCAGTTAATAAGATTAACTAACACACATGAGCTAGTATTAATGGGGGATATTAAATTAAATGATATATATTGGAAGACTATTGCAGCAAAACATAATACATCCTGCAAATTCTTAGCATGTGTAGGAGACagctttctgattcagaaagttgaggaaacaactagggggtcttccattttggatctggttttgaccaacagggatgaattCGTTGCAAACATGAAGGTGGTCaggaacttgggaggaagtgatcacgatctgatagaattcaagatcctatggaaataaggacatgagaacagcaaaacaaggacacaggacttcagaaaggtggatttcaaccaactcagagaaatagtaggcaaggtcccatggaaagaccaattaggaagaaaaggagtcgaAGGGGGCTGGCAGTTCTTAAAATATGTAATACTAGAGGCTCAACATCAAGTTATTCCAATGCAGAGAAAAGATAAAAAGAGCCACAGGAAGCTAATGTGGCTGCTCAAGGAGCTCTTTAGCTATTCAAAAACCAAAAGagacatacaggaaatggaaggagtggcatgtcaccaaggaagtatacatgggaaAAGCGTAAGcacatagggacaaaatcaggaaagctaaggcaaagaatgagttacagttggcaagaaatgttagaaacaacaggaaggggttcttcaaataCATCAGACAAAAAGAAAGATCTAGGATGGTATGGGTccactgctcaatggagaaggtgagctggtaatgcAAGATGATagaaaggcagagctgctcaatgccttctttgcttcagtcttctcacaaaaaataacgtGACCGGATGACTAGCAAAGTTACCAGAGACAATAaaagggaagggatgcagatcagaGTAAGTTAAGAAtatgtcagagatcttctgaccaatttgaataaattcaaatcagcagggccagatgctattcacccaagGGTACcaaaggaattagctgaagaaatctcagaaccactagcaataatatttacaaactcatggatgacagaagAGGTCCCGTAAGACCGGAGAAGGGCtactaatatagtgcccatctttaaaaagggggggaaagaggaactggggaactatagaccagtcagccggactttgatacctgggaagctactcaAGCAacgtataaaacattcaatttgcaaatagcTGGAGAGTGgaggggtaatcactagcagccagaatggatttaccaagaacaaatcatgccagactagtttgatttccttctttgacaggctaACTGATTTGATGGATAGAGGAAATGTAGTGGatataatatacttggacttcatcAATGATTTTGACACACTCCCATGTGACATTCAGTTAAGTACGCTGGAGAAATGCGGGCTTGACAGAACTGCCAGTAAGTGGCTACATAAACAAccacaaagagtaactattaatggaatgatgtcggaTTGGAGGGAGAGGTTCAACGGGGATCTCTTCTGGGTCTGGTCTTGtttaaatctttattaatgacctggatgtaggtatagagagcatactgatcaaatctgcagatgacacaaagctaggacaggctgcaaacactttggaggatagagctaaactTCAGCGGGATCTCGAGAAATTGGAGACCTGGGCTatacacaacaaaacaaaattcaacaaagacaaatgtaaggtgctacatttagggaagaaaaaccaaatgcataaatgaatgggggataactggcttggcagcagcactactGAGAAGAATCTGGGAGTTTTAgcggatcacaacctcaacatgagtcagcaatgcaaaactgttgcaaaaaaagtaatgcaattttaggttgcattaacagaggcatagcatgcaagtcataggaagtgatagtaccgctctactcagTGTTGcataggcctcagatggagtaccctgtccaattttggtcaccagtgTATAGAAAGGATATAGAGAAACCAGAAAagatccagaggtgagcgacacagatgatcaaagggatggaatgcaagccatctgagcaaaggctgaacAAACTCagcatgtttagtttggaaaagaggagattaatggGCGATATGATAACAATCTTCAGGTactgaaaggctgccataaaaaagatggagaaaagttgttctttttttgccacagaggacaggacaagaggtaatgggttcaaactgcagcatagcagatttagattaaatctcagggacaacttcttaactgtaagaacagtaggacaatagaacagactgcctagggaggttgtggaaacttcttccctggagattttcaaaaggaggctggatagccatctgtcatggatggtttagacacaacaaatcctgcattttggcaggTGGTTAGACTAGATGAGCCTTGCattcccttctaaccctatgattctaccTTCCCGCTACAGGCAGGGCAGGTGGTCTACAATGAAAGGAGATTGGCTTACCTCAAGATAGATGCAGAAAATTTTTGAGGGCGCTCCTTGCTATAAATTTGGCAGCACTTTGCAGGGCCAGGTCCTGCCTGCTTTATGATTCCCAGGATGCCCAAACACCTTGATGTCCACTGTTCATTCCAAAACTCAGTTGAGTGTTGGAATAATTTTCTTTCAGGCTGTTGGATCCCTTTTTCTGTACTTGTCTCtacgaggtggagtacagaactCAAAatgagggggaggcaggggttaAGATGACATTAAGACAGTTTCCTGCCCTCCCAATCCTGAGTTGTTCTCATAGCTGGAGAGTCCCTGGCATCATTTAGACAGCCCTAGGAGTCTAATTTATGGTAGCTTCCCAGAATCTCCTCAGACCCACCCCAAAactctcttcctgcccccagttTCATTCCTGGTATGCACCTTACATCGGGATTGTGAAGAGGTCCTCAAAAGGCAGCCTTATGATTGTCTTCTGCAGTGCCTGGGCTGGGGGAATCCTCCACAGGTCAAATATAGTGTGTTTATGGCCCCTTTACTCCACTCCACCCTTTTTACTTGGCATAGAGGGGACAGAGCCAGGTGGGGAAGATCTGACCGTGGTGTGTATGCTTCATGGTAGTAAGTATCTTCACCACATTTTCCCCACATTGTGATATCTTCTGGGGAGAGAAAATTTAATCCATGATAACACAGATTAAATCTCCATAAATCCCCTTAAACATCAACCAGGCACATATCTCAATTCAGCTAAAGGAATCATCTATTACTTTCATAAAATTCTACCTGGCTTCTAGCCATCAGGAGATCTTCCCCATATAATTGAATCATTTACATTTCATACACACTCACAGGTGCAGCTTCTTATTAAATGCTGCGTAAAGATAATCCAGAAAAGcaggtggtggtgctgctgctgcagtggcaTCAAGCCTTCTTTCCTTGTGAGAACATCTGTGAGATCCCTGAACATACTCAGTATTTGTCTTACTGATGTCTTTCAAAAGATCCTTCTCTCTCTAGTCCTGGAGGGGTCATGGCTGGAGAATCATTGGACATAGCTAATTAAATGTAAATCTAATTTCAGCGTTACCAGCTAAAGTCACACTGTGGAGAGGGTTAGACTAGGTTGAGATGGCTGGGAAATTATTTACCCctatgaaacattttgatgaaaacaattttttttttaattttcaacaaaaattttcttcaaatattttcaggtttttgtcaaaaaaaaccaaaacaaaacggAAATTgttccatttaaaagaaaaatttttaCCTTTCCGGGGCTGAAATGTGAAGTTTTtattcaaaaaaagaaaacctttgaGGAAGATGGAAAATATTgggtaaatatttctgtttagtCAAGAAGCCATTTTCTGTTGAGGAAATATTTAGATGGGAAATTTTCGACAAGCTCTAATACTGCATAAGTAGCATCCAAGGAACACTAGTTTTTTATCCATAGCAAGGTACACAGCACTTACATGTAGGAATAGAAATCAGATATAAAAGGCTCCCGGAAAAAACgcagaaagtcaatgggacttgtgatCCTAAATGCAtttggagcttttgaaaatgccacctaTGATGAATAAGGCCATTCCAAACTGGTCCAGAAATGAATGAGACATTAGTGCATAATATGTACTGCATTTTAGGAGATGGAGTGTAAAAGCCTGACAGAAGAATGTTTTCTGTGCTTTTTCAGACTATTCATTGCAATATAAGGGCCAGAGTCTTGTCTCTGGTGGAGCTGAGTGCAGAATATGGTCCTAAATTGTTATATTATTGCAATGAGTAGtttgaaaaagcaaagaaaacctTTTCTAATGTATAAATAATCTAAACTTTTGGAAATCAAAGGACTGTGATGTCTTTGAAGTTCTGTGACAAGCAAATGTTCCTTAATATGCCTATGATGCAGTCTCTAGCATGGGTATTATCCATAAGAAAATTACCAGATTAGTGCAGGAACCACCCTTTGCTCTCTCCAGCAAGTCTGAAGCCACAGTATGCTCAGGTAGttggaattagggtgaccagatgtcccgattttatagggacagttccaattttgggggctttttcttacataggcacctattacccccaacccctgtcACAAATTGAaataacgcattatttttttaacgagcatcatcagcatggaggcatgtcctctggaatcatggccgaagcatgaaggggcatatgaatgtttagcatatctggcacataaatactttgcaatgccagctacaaaagtgccatgcaaatgcctgttctcactttctggtgacattgtaaataagaagagggcagcattatcccttataaatgtaaacaaacttgtttgtcttagcaattggctaaacaagaagtaggactgagtggacttgtaggccctgaagttttacattgttttgtttttgagtgcagttatgtaacaaaaaaaaaaataatctacatttgtaagttgcactttcacaacaaaaagattgcactacagtacttgtatgaggtgaattgaaaaattactatttcttttgttaatacacactttgatttcagttacaacacagagtacaatatgtagaaaaacatccagaatatataataaatttcaactggtattctattgtttgacagtgtgattaaaactgcgattaatttttttttagttcatcgtgtgagttaactacaattaatcgacagccctagtttgaattcatcttttttgaacataggagaccagaatttcatgcagtattccagatgaggtctcgccaatgccttgtataacgttactaacacttccctgtctctccctgaaatacctcgcctgatgcatcctaggacagtattagcctttttcatggccaaaTCACCttgatggctca
Coding sequences within it:
- the MTNR1B gene encoding melatonin receptor type 1B encodes the protein MLENGSLRNCCELGGRGGFGLAGREAAAAARRPAWVVPALSSVLIFTTVVDIVGNLLVVISVFKNRKLRNSGNAFVVSLALADLVVALYPYPLVLLAIFHNGWSLGEMHCKLSGFVMGLSVIGSIFNIAAIAINRYCYICHSFAYDKVYTWWNTMLYVCLIWVLTVVATVPNFFVGSLEYDPRIYSCTFVQTASSYYTIAVVIIHFIVPITIVSFCYFRIWILVIQVRRRVKSEIKPRLKPSDFRNFLTMFVVFVIFAFCWAPLNFIGLAVAINPLEMAPKIPEWLFVISYFMAYFNSCLNAIIYGLLNQNFRKEYKRILMSLWMPRLFFQETSKGGTEGQKSKPSPALNNNDQIKTDTL